The DNA segment CGCCGCCTTGGTCGATGGCGAACTTGGCGGTGACTTCTGTTCCGGGCAGAACGGCGCCATCGCCGATATCGGTCAGATGCCAGAAAGTATCGTGCAGCGGAGACAGATCCAGCGCTTCAGCCACCTCAGTCGGGGTGGCGATGAAGCTCAGCATCTGCCTGGCGTCTTTTTCTCCGTAAGGAATTTGCAGAATGTCGCCGATGATGCGGTATTCGGTGGCGGCATTCAGTCCGAGGAAAAATTGCTGCTCGACCTCGTAGTTCCCGGTTCCCCAGGGGCAATCTTCATTATCGCTCTTAGTGGGCAGATTGATCTTGATCTCGTTCAGGTTGGCGGTGTAGATAGCGTTGTAGTCGTTGCAGCCGGTCTCGCCCTCCACCACACCAGAGGGCAGGTTGGGCAGGCGGCTGAATTGCGCCGTGAAATGGCTGCCCTCGACAGGCGGCTGCGGGTCGCCGATGTCGCCCAGCGACACCAGCGTCCAGGTCGTTCCCACCAGCGGTTCCCGATCGGCGGCGAAGACGATGTCGCCCTCGCGCGTGTTCAAGACCATGCGATCGCCGAGGATTTCGTAGCCGCTGGCCGTCGATAGCGTTTGCAGATACCATCGCTGAACTTGGTTCAGTGATCCGCCCGGACAGTCAGCCATGCTTGTGTTCATCCGTCCGGTAATCGAGAGATCGCCCTCCTGGGATTTGTAACCGGCTCTGAAGACGCCGCAAGCCGCATTCCCGCTCACGGTTCCGGTTCCGACCTTTTCATCTGGGGTGAACAGCAGGGTGACTGCGACATCTGCCGGCACCAACTCACCCACGATCATCTCCGCCTGCCACAGGATATGTTCCAGCGGCAGCTTCAGGGATGTGTAGTTGAGGAGGCCGCCGTCAACGGTGATCCGCAGGTTGGAGCCGACGATCTCGTAGGCCTGCGACGAACCCAAAGCCGCCAGGTAAGCGGTTTCCTGCTTGGCGCCGGCGGGACAACTCGTTTGCGTACTGGCGGTGGGGCCGACCGTGATCTTATCTCCGTCCAGGGTGTAGCTGGTTGTGTAGCCGTTGCAGGTGGCGTTGCCAGCCAATGTGCCGGAGGTGTCGGTTTCGGGAGAGAATATGGCCGTCACCGCCGTGCCTTCCGCCACTCGCTGCAAATCATTCGGATCGCCGTAAGAGACCAGTTGCCAGGTCGTGCCGGTCAGTGGCGTTTCGCCGGGGGCGTAGACCAGCTTTTCCTCGTAGGACTGGCCCGAACTATAGGCCAGTTCCAGGCGGCCCTGTTTGTTGATCTCGTAGCCGCTGACGGTTTCCAGGGCCACCAGATAGGCCGCTTCCTGCTCGCCGCCTTGTTCACAAGCCATCATTGTCGTCCCGATGGGGCCGTCGATAGTCAGGCCTCCATCGTTGTCGGAGCTATAACCGGCGAAGTAGTTGTTGCAGCCGCCCGAGCCGCTGACCTGCGGTTCGACGCTGCTGAACATGGCCGTGATCACGGCGCCCTCTTCCACGACTGTTGGATTAAGCGCGTCGCCGTAGCCCACCAACACCCAGATGCGATCCGCGACCTCGCCCCAGCGGTAGGATGGCTGGCTGGCTTCGGGCGGTGTCGACGTAGGAGTCGTCGTCTTGCATGCCGACAATGGCAGCATCATGAGCAGCACGGCAATAGCAAGCCATATCCAGTGACTATTTTTCTTGAGTTGGCGTGTGGTTTTCATCATCTCTCCTTGGTTATCCTCCAATTATTTTTCGTAAGTCGCCTAACGGCTAAAATGACAGGATATTGCCTGCCGTTCCTACTCTTTTCTCTTCTGCACTCGACCGGCAAGAGGCAGCACAATTCCAAAGATGATTGCTAAGACAAACGCTGTGTCCCAGTCAACCGTGTTCACGCCGTGGCGTATGGTATTCCAAAGGAATGTAACGAGGATGGCGACAATAAAAGTTACGAGAAAAACAACAACGACTTCGAAAAGCAGTGAACGGATGTTCATGTGACTTGTTGCAGGGGCTTGGCATTCAAATAATTCTATCTATGGACATGGCATTCACACCTGATGCGGCAGTTCGACGCACGTACACTCTACTGACAACAAAGGGAAACCCAAACCATACAGGCCATTCAGGACGCCAAACAGAGTCGCCTGATCGACAAGCTTCCCGATCAAGGTAGTTGATGGCGCGTCATCCGCTTCAGACGTGTTATGAATAGCAATGCCCCCCAGTTGCTCAGACCAACTGCGATCAAGGCGCCCTCGCACCACAATACAATAAGTTGCCGGCGTATCTAATGTGAAAAGACGGAGACTTCGTTTGTCATACATGCCATACTTCCATGCTGGAATGTGTCTTCTCCTACGTATTCCAGTATAGAAGATTTTGGGCAATCACACATCCCCAGAAAATGGGGGTAAATTAGGGGGTTTTTTCGGGGCGGACCAGGCCAAGCTCCCCTGCGCGCACGGTGGCCTGGCGGCGGGTACGGACTTCCAGCTTGGCAAAGATGTTTTTGATGTGTGTACGTACGGTGTGATAGGATATGACCAATTGCCTGGCGATTTCCTTATCCGATTGTCGCTGCGCCAACAGGATTAACACGTCCATCTCGCGGTCGGTCAGCGGCTCCAGCAAGGGCTGTTTGGCGATTGCTGAACCATGTGCATCTGTCGCCTTCGGCGCCACCGGCGAAAAAGCCGCCAGAATCTGTGACACATAGCGCTGTGTTTCTGCGTTTTCGAGGGGCAGTTTGGCCAGCAAGCGCGCCATCTGTGGCCCCAAATCCACAAAAAGCCGGATAAACCCCCCTGGCTCGGCCAACTCTACTGCTTTCCCCAGCGCAGTAACTGCATCCCCCCGCCTGCCTTCCCCATCATCCAGTAGCGCCTGAAAAGCCAGCGTCTCCATCAAGAAACGTGTATTGTGGGTTCGTTCAAGAAATGCCTTGAGCTGGCCCAACAGGCCGCCCGCCCGCTGGCGGCTGGAAGATGTGTTCTGCCCCAGCCAGACCTTGAGCAGCGTAAAATGGGGGGCATAGAATCTGAACATTTGCTCCATGGGGGGCGGTGTTGTAAATTGAGACGCCCACTGGCTGGCCGTGGTGATTTGTCCCTGCCTCAGGGCTAATTCCGCCTGTAGCGCCTGGGCAACTGGCAGCAATGTAGTGTTGCCGGTCTGCAGCACAAACGCAATCGCCGATTCGGCCACCGCTCGCGCCTCCTCTGGTCGGCCTTGCGCCTGATAGCTAAGCGCTAGCCCACACGCACTGTAAGCGTAGACATCGCCATAATTCAGGTAGGGTTGACGCACTACGGCAGAGAAATGTTGTTCTGCAAAGTTTAGATCGTGCTTTTGGTAGGCCACAGTTCCCTGGTGATAGGACGCAAACCCTCGCATTTCCGGGGATTTCGCGTTCTGGCTGAGCGCGAAGCTTTGCTCGGCTGCCAGCGCAAGTCCTTGCAAGTCTGCCGCCACCCAATAGAGGGTGCAGGCGGCTATCAACAAAGTCGCTTTGAAGGCATTGCTTCGCACTTTTTCTTTTTCAAAACCGCTGTACACGGCGGCATAGGCCCCGCTCAAGTCACCTGTCATTTGTAATGCCGCGCCCAGAGTATTCCGGGCCAGGACACGCACGATCCACAATTCACGTCTGGTTGTTTGAATGGATCGTTCCGCATGGGCAATGGCTTCTTGAGGATCGGCCCTCAGATAAGCCATCAGGCTAAGTAGGGCGCTGATCTCACCCTGAAAATGATTGATCTCCTCTTGACTCAAAGCCGATTGCGGCAGAAGTTGCTCGAGCCGTTGCAGGATAACAGGAATTTCTGGCCATTGCCATTGATGATACAAAAGCCAGGCCTTCAACATCAGCAATTCCGGGTACTGCTCGATCACAGCGGGCGAGAATCGATGCAGGTAATGTTCCAGTTGTTGCCATTGGGTATTGTTCGACAACGCGTAGCGTTGCTGCTCCACCAGCGCCACAGCTTCGGACGTTTCGTTCACAGCCAATAAGTGATCCAAAGCTGCTTCGACATGCCCATTTTCGCCCAGCCAAACGCCGGCCGCGGCATGGAGGGAAGCCAATTGCTCGCTGGACGTCCCGGTCCTCAACTTATGGAACAACAGATTCTGAAACAGATGATGATAGCGAAACCACATACCTTCATGATCCAGGGGGATGAGGAAGAGATTGGTTTCCGCCAACTGTTTCAGGATATCCTGGCTGGCGCCTGACTCGGCCATTACCCCCTTAGTATCCGCCGATTCCAATAGAGCGTCGCAGAGGGGGGCGCAGAAGCGGTCGAGAATGGATGTGCGCAGCAAAAATGACTGGACAGTCTCAGGCTGCCGCGCCAGAACTTCATCCGTCAAGTAGCCCATGACATACTGATGGGTCCCGCCATATGTTTTCAGGAAGCCTGCGTCATCGCCCCGCCCCTGGAAGGCCAGTGAAGCCAGATACAATCCGGCTGCCCACCCTTCTGTCTGATTGGTGAGACCATCCAAGAGATCTGGCAATGGCGTTTCATTACATGTGGTCTGCCAATACCGCTGCACTTCTTCCCGGTCAAAGCGCAAATCATTGAGTCGAATTTCGGTTAATTGGCCCTTTGCGCGCAGCGCCGCAATGCCTAACAGCGGATCCTGGCGCGTGATAATCACCAGATGCAATTTCTCTGATTGATATTGAATCAAATTGTCCAGAAGTCGGTGAATATCTTTATTCTGAATATGGTGGCAATCATCCAGAGCAATAATAAGAGGCTCCGGTAAAACGACCGATTCGTTGATCAGAGTCGTTGCCAGATACTCCAGCGATGGCAGTTGTGGCCCATTCAGCAACATCTGGGTTTCCAAACAGCAATCTGGGAAAGAGGTATGGACAGCGGCAATGAAATAATTTAGAAATATCCTGAAGTCGTTGTCGTGCTTATCCAACGACAACCACGCCGACCGGCAATCGCACACCTCCAACCAGACGCTTGCCATCGTGGATTTACCGTACCCGGCCGGTGCGGAAATGAGGGTGAGCTTGCGATGACGGCCATTCTCTAAGCGCTGCACCAAGTGTGGGCGCGGCAAAAAATCACGGCTCAGCCGGGGCCGCGCCAATTTGGTCTGGATGAGGATATTCGGTGTTGATGGTTCCGAGTTACTCATTGAGTCCAACCTCGTGATAAACATCTGCCAGCTTTGTGACGATAAACCAACAACACGTATGGTGTCACCTATTTTACTTGGGATCGTCCGCACGCGTCAATGGAAAACCTGTTCCTGGTCTGGCATTTTTCGCCCTATCGTTGATTGATGTACAGAATGAGAGTTCTTCACCGATCCTGAGTGGAGCAAGTGATACGAACCGAGGAAGAAAAGAAAGAGGCCAAAGCCAAGAAGAGGAAAAAGAAGCATCAATTCGTGCAACGAGCCGAGAGATGTCGCCAGGCCTGCCAGAGGGCGAGCGACGGTAGCTTGGCTCTCGAATCCGCCGGCGGGTTTGCCTTTCTCCATCCTGAATTTGTTGCAGCGGATACGTAGGGAACAGCGTCACCTTCCCCTCTCGATCCATTACGGTAAAACCACTGCCGGTGAGAGCATACTGCGCGTTCCATTCCACTGCGAAGGTTGTCTCCATCTCAATGATCTGGTACGTCTGGTACGGCAACTGCCCCCCTCGATCTGCGAGCTTGAGAGCCAGGTTGTTCTCTGGATCAAGTACCCGTGCGTCTCCCTCAAAAGCGGAGAAGAACAGCAGTTGACCGAGCGTCACGACCTCGGCCTCGCCCCGGAGTGATATCGCAACTCATCGTTGCTGCCTTGAGTCAAGTCTTCCGGTAGCACACGGTTGGGATCAGCAAAGGCATACTGTGCCAAATAGAAGGCAACACCATGTTTTTCCTCATTGATTCGATTCTTGGCTGGGTCCCACTCAGAACTTGAGCTTTTCCGAGAACTCATACCCGCATTTTATCTAATATGTGGCGATTTGGCAATACATATAGTATTCATTTCTTTTTCTCAATTCAACCTGTAATGAACAGTCCATTACAAGCAACCTGACGGCCTGCGTTTCACCCGCCTGGCGGCTGCGGCGGGAGCACCTTCGCCAGCAGAGCGACCCCAGGAAGCGTGGAGAAGTCGAAAAGCGCCGACGATCAGCACGACACCTGGCGATCCCTTGCTCGTCCCCCTGTTTGGAACACAGGACCATTCATGGCGTTTGCGTTGGCACCAGCGGCAGATATAGATAGAAGGCGCAACCGAGGATTGGCTCCGTCAGGGATCCGGGAGCCGCTCAAACCGGAGCAAAACACTCATACCCGCTTGAAGAGTTTCGTGAAATTGATCTTCTTACCCGGATTTCTCACCCCCGGCAGGAGCTCCACAAAGCAATATCCCACGCGCTCTCCGCGGGGATTGATGATCTCAGCCAGCAATTCAAAATAGGCCAGGTTCATCTGTCCATCCATGATGGGGCGTATTTCGTAACGCTCTTCCTTGATGCCGGGCATTTCCAAATCCCAGCCCTTTGAAAAGACAAATCCTTCCACTTCAACGAGTTCTTTATGCGTGTATATGTAATTGCGAACCAATTCTCTGTTGCCCGCTTTGTCGATATATGTCCCATCATAATAGGGGTGCTGGGGAAAGGCAAAGAGCATCACCTCTTCGTCGTCAAAGAAGCGCAGGGAGAACCATTCCCAGTGAGTGGCAGGGTTCGCTATTTCGTAAGGCCCCCACTGCCGGTCAAACCACGATTTTCCGGTCACTTTCAATACCGTTTTTTCTCCTGCGGCGTTGTTCAGAACCACTTCGCCAGCAGTTGGCATGTTAGGGTAGGAATAATAGACCGTTCGTTGGATGGGATCGTCTGGCTCTCCCATGACCAGAACGCCATCATCGCCGTGCCAAAATGCGCCTTTGCCAGAATCGAGGTTGAGATCGAGTGAAAACTCATCTGTTTGCACGGTCAGGCTGATATCGTCCGCCCCTCTCTGTAAGTGAGCGAGCGGCGGGAATTGAAGGCTGTTTTCGTCCTCAAAAAACTTTCGTTCTCGAAAACTGAACTGTTGCTTGAAAAAATGCTGGCCTGTTGTGAAATCGGTAAAGGCTAATTGCAATACCGTTGCCGTGACTCCAAAAATCCTGGCCCGCAGCAAGGTGTATTGGTAGGAGTATAGGCGTTCAGGGTGCTCCGGGTCGCTGAGGTAACCCGTAATGTACCACCAGCCGGATACTTTCCTGTGGGGCGGCCACTCAGCATCAAAATCGCCGTGGTCCGTTTCTCGATAAGGAATTGTGTAGCTCTTTTTCATTAGGTTCCTCTCAGTCATGAATGGAGTTTCGCTGACGCTTGAAATATCTCCTGAGTTCCAAAATTCGTCGCATCCAGGTAACAGCTCAGGCAGTCCCGGTTTTTCCATAGATTTCGCCGATTGACACAGATTCAAACAAAAAAATCTGCGCAATCTGTGGTTGATCTGAGCGCAAACAAGTCATTTTCCTGCCGAGCCTGAGTACTCGAGTTTAGATAAACGATAAAGGCAGCTCGTGATTTGCACAAGCCGCCAAAGGGTGGGAAACTGGAGATGTGCAAAATCCCAATCTCACCCAACAGCAGCTTAACAGGTTAATCGAGTTTCGTCAAGCGGTGTATCGATCGTTTCTGACGCGGCAGGGAGATGCCCAGTTCGAGCTAGTCGATGCGTTGTTGCTCAGTCGCCAGGCCCGGTCCTTTCCGGAGTTGAGTTTGTCACCGGTGTTTCGTCGTCGCTGGCCCAGTATCTATGCAGCGGTAGAAGATGGTAAGCAAGACGTGACCTGGTTACGTGGATACTTGATGGATCAGGTACCGACGCAAGGATGCCAACTCTTCAGTTTGGACGGCACGGCATGGCCGCGATCCCAGGCGCCGACGCTGCCTGACCGGCAATACGTCTACAGTCCGACGCCGGCCATTGATGGTGGTTCGATCGTGGTAGGCTATCCCTACTCGATTCTGGCTTGGATGCCATAGGTAGGTAGCAGTTGGGCCTTGCCCGTCGACATCGAACGCATCAGTAGCCAGCAGACGGCCGTGGAGATGGGCATTACTCAAGTGCGAGATCTCTGTCAACTGCGTCAAGCGGTTCTGGCCTCTTGTCTTCACATCATTGTGGCTGACGGCAAGTATGGCAACCATCGCTTTCTGGGACCATTGCGGGACCTGAACTGCGGCCTCTTGGTACGTATGCGGTGTGATCGGGTCTTGTACCGGGAACCAGGAGCGTACTCAGGTCGGGGACGCCCCAGGGTGCATGGTGACCGCTTTGCCTTCAAAGAACCAGACACCTGGCATGAGCCTGACCAGTTGGTGAATCTGGAACATCCCAAATGGGGTCAAGTGGAAATCCGTTTTTGGAAGGGTCTCCATGCTCGGGAAGATACCAACACGGTCTTCACCGTGCTGTGCGTCCAGGTCCACATGGAGCGGAACCACCCGCCGAAACCGCTCTGGCTGGGCTGGATCGGGCCAGACTTGCCCGCCGACGATCTGTGGATCTATTACCAGCATCGTTGGCCCGTGGAACCCAGTATCCGTTGGCGCAAACAGCAGTTGCTCTGGACCCGGCCTCAGTTCCACGACCCAGAGATTGGTGATCGTTGGACCTACCTGGTAACCTTGGCCCAGTGGATGCTTCACTTGGCCCGACCGCTGGTCTCTGACCTGCCTTTGCCTTGGCAAGCGGCCCAGCCTCCTGACAAACTGACACCAGGACGGGTCCAGCTAGGCCTGGCCCCGGTTTTCGCCCAGATTGGCACACCGGCTGCACCTCCTCAAACTCGCGGAAAATCGCCTGGCTGGCCCAAAGGCCGCAAACGAACCAGGGCCAAGCGTTATGCCGTCGTCAAAAAGGGTGCCGATTCAGCCAAAACGGCTCGAAAAGTCGCTTGAAACTCGATTGTTAAGGTCTTTGCTAGAGCCTGGCCACCGCCAGGCTACTAGCCTATTGTCTAAAGTCTAGTATAGGGAAGTCGTCAAAACATGAAACAGCAATTCCAAATATGCAGTGGAGTCTAGGCTTCAGCCGGGTTAGTCTTGCGCAAACACAACTGACGAGCCGCCTTACCCTAAAGGGGGCTTCGCACAGGCTAGACTCCTGCGCTGTGTTGCGTCATATTTGGAATTACTGGACATCAAATGAGTGGCGACACCGGTGCGCAACCAGAGCTAAACGCCTGTAAATCGCACCGCTTTGCCTCC comes from the Chloroflexota bacterium genome and includes:
- a CDS encoding META domain-containing protein, yielding MMKTTRQLKKNSHWIWLAIAVLLMMLPLSACKTTTPTSTPPEASQPSYRWGEVADRIWVLVGYGDALNPTVVEEGAVITAMFSSVEPQVSGSGGCNNYFAGYSSDNDGGLTIDGPIGTTMMACEQGGEQEAAYLVALETVSGYEINKQGRLELAYSSGQSYEEKLVYAPGETPLTGTTWQLVSYGDPNDLQRVAEGTAVTAIFSPETDTSGTLAGNATCNGYTTSYTLDGDKITVGPTASTQTSCPAGAKQETAYLAALGSSQAYEIVGSNLRITVDGGLLNYTSLKLPLEHILWQAEMIVGELVPADVAVTLLFTPDEKVGTGTVSGNAACGVFRAGYKSQEGDLSITGRMNTSMADCPGGSLNQVQRWYLQTLSTASGYEILGDRMVLNTREGDIVFAADREPLVGTTWTLVSLGDIGDPQPPVEGSHFTAQFSRLPNLPSGVVEGETGCNDYNAIYTANLNEIKINLPTKSDNEDCPWGTGNYEVEQQFFLGLNAATEYRIIGDILQIPYGEKDARQMLSFIATPTEVAEALDLSPLHDTFWHLTDIGDGAVLPGTEVTAKFAIDQGG
- a CDS encoding LuxR C-terminal-related transcriptional regulator — its product is MSNSEPSTPNILIQTKLARPRLSRDFLPRPHLVQRLENGRHRKLTLISAPAGYGKSTMASVWLEVCDCRSAWLSLDKHDNDFRIFLNYFIAAVHTSFPDCCLETQMLLNGPQLPSLEYLATTLINESVVLPEPLIIALDDCHHIQNKDIHRLLDNLIQYQSEKLHLVIITRQDPLLGIAALRAKGQLTEIRLNDLRFDREEVQRYWQTTCNETPLPDLLDGLTNQTEGWAAGLYLASLAFQGRGDDAGFLKTYGGTHQYVMGYLTDEVLARQPETVQSFLLRTSILDRFCAPLCDALLESADTKGVMAESGASQDILKQLAETNLFLIPLDHEGMWFRYHHLFQNLLFHKLRTGTSSEQLASLHAAAGVWLGENGHVEAALDHLLAVNETSEAVALVEQQRYALSNNTQWQQLEHYLHRFSPAVIEQYPELLMLKAWLLYHQWQWPEIPVILQRLEQLLPQSALSQEEINHFQGEISALLSLMAYLRADPQEAIAHAERSIQTTRRELWIVRVLARNTLGAALQMTGDLSGAYAAVYSGFEKEKVRSNAFKATLLIAACTLYWVAADLQGLALAAEQSFALSQNAKSPEMRGFASYHQGTVAYQKHDLNFAEQHFSAVVRQPYLNYGDVYAYSACGLALSYQAQGRPEEARAVAESAIAFVLQTGNTTLLPVAQALQAELALRQGQITTASQWASQFTTPPPMEQMFRFYAPHFTLLKVWLGQNTSSSRQRAGGLLGQLKAFLERTHNTRFLMETLAFQALLDDGEGRRGDAVTALGKAVELAEPGGFIRLFVDLGPQMARLLAKLPLENAETQRYVSQILAAFSPVAPKATDAHGSAIAKQPLLEPLTDREMDVLILLAQRQSDKEIARQLVISYHTVRTHIKNIFAKLEVRTRRQATVRAGELGLVRPEKTP
- a CDS encoding BrnT family toxin, whose amino-acid sequence is MSSRKSSSSEWDPAKNRINEEKHGVAFYLAQYAFADPNRVLPEDLTQGSNDELRYHSGARPRS
- a CDS encoding lipocalin-like domain-containing protein encodes the protein MEKPGLPELLPGCDEFWNSGDISSVSETPFMTERNLMKKSYTIPYRETDHGDFDAEWPPHRKVSGWWYITGYLSDPEHPERLYSYQYTLLRARIFGVTATVLQLAFTDFTTGQHFFKQQFSFRERKFFEDENSLQFPPLAHLQRGADDISLTVQTDEFSLDLNLDSGKGAFWHGDDGVLVMGEPDDPIQRTVYYSYPNMPTAGEVVLNNAAGEKTVLKVTGKSWFDRQWGPYEIANPATHWEWFSLRFFDDEEVMLFAFPQHPYYDGTYIDKAGNRELVRNYIYTHKELVEVEGFVFSKGWDLEMPGIKEERYEIRPIMDGQMNLAYFELLAEIINPRGERVGYCFVELLPGVRNPGKKINFTKLFKRV
- a CDS encoding transposase, producing the protein MQNPNLTQQQLNRLIEFRQAVYRSFLTRQGDAQFELVDALLLSRQARSFPELSLSPVFRRRWPSIYAAVEDGKQDVTWLRGYLMDQVPTQGCQLFSLDGTAWPRSQAPTLPDRQYVYSPTPAIDGGSIVVGYPYSILAWMP
- a CDS encoding transposase, translated to MPVDIERISSQQTAVEMGITQVRDLCQLRQAVLASCLHIIVADGKYGNHRFLGPLRDLNCGLLVRMRCDRVLYREPGAYSGRGRPRVHGDRFAFKEPDTWHEPDQLVNLEHPKWGQVEIRFWKGLHAREDTNTVFTVLCVQVHMERNHPPKPLWLGWIGPDLPADDLWIYYQHRWPVEPSIRWRKQQLLWTRPQFHDPEIGDRWTYLVTLAQWMLHLARPLVSDLPLPWQAAQPPDKLTPGRVQLGLAPVFAQIGTPAAPPQTRGKSPGWPKGRKRTRAKRYAVVKKGADSAKTARKVA